The proteins below are encoded in one region of Elusimicrobiota bacterium:
- the groL gene encoding chaperonin GroEL (60 kDa chaperone family; promotes refolding of misfolded polypeptides especially under stressful conditions; forms two stacked rings of heptamers to form a barrel-shaped 14mer; ends can be capped by GroES; misfolded proteins enter the barrel where they are refolded when GroES binds): protein MAKQLKFSDEAMRAIKSGVDKLANAVKVTLGPKGRYVILDKKYGSPTVTNDGVTIAKEIELEDPFENMGAELVKEVASKTNDVAGDGTTTATLLAQSIVTEGLRNITAGANAIHVKKGIDKAVVVAVNYIKKVAKKIPQDDLGKAKDEIGQIATISANDKDIGNLIADAILKVGKDGVITVEEGKSAETTLDVVEGMQFDRGYISPYFVTDAERMEAVLEDAYIIISDKKLSSMQDLLPLLEKIAQTGKQFLIIAEDIEGEALATLVVNKLRGTLKCAAVKAPGFGDRRKEMLEDIATLTKGQVIAEELGLKIEKIGLEMLGSAKRIVIDKENTTIVGGAGNKEDIKKRVNQIKKQIEESTSDYDKEKLQERLAKLVGGVAVINVGASTETEMKSKKFKVEDAMHATRAAVEEGIIPGGGVVLLRAIVEVEKLKSTDVDEQTGINIVKRALEEPIRQIAENAGAEGSVVVERIRKESNVNFGLDAETGEFVDMIKAGIIDPAKVTISAIQNAASISGLLLTTECLITDIPEKDKAPMMPPGGMGGGMGGGMY from the coding sequence ATGGCAAAACAACTGAAGTTTTCAGATGAAGCAATGCGAGCAATAAAATCAGGAGTTGATAAACTTGCAAATGCGGTAAAAGTTACGCTGGGACCAAAAGGCAGGTATGTTATACTTGACAAAAAGTATGGTTCTCCGACAGTAACTAACGACGGTGTAACAATCGCAAAAGAGATAGAACTTGAAGATCCGTTTGAAAATATGGGTGCAGAACTTGTGAAGGAAGTTGCATCAAAAACAAACGATGTAGCTGGTGACGGTACTACAACTGCTACACTTTTAGCCCAATCAATTGTTACTGAGGGTTTAAGAAATATTACGGCAGGTGCTAATGCAATTCATGTAAAAAAGGGAATTGATAAAGCAGTAGTAGTAGCAGTGAATTACATAAAAAAAGTTGCAAAGAAAATTCCTCAAGATGATCTTGGAAAGGCGAAAGATGAAATTGGCCAAATAGCTACAATTTCCGCTAATGATAAAGATATAGGAAATCTTATCGCTGATGCAATATTAAAAGTCGGTAAAGACGGTGTTATAACTGTTGAAGAAGGCAAATCAGCAGAGACTACACTTGATGTCGTTGAAGGTATGCAGTTTGACAGGGGTTATATTTCACCCTATTTTGTTACTGATGCTGAAAGAATGGAAGCAGTTTTGGAAGACGCTTACATTATCATAAGTGACAAAAAACTTTCATCAATGCAGGACCTTCTTCCCTTACTTGAAAAGATAGCACAGACCGGAAAGCAGTTTTTGATTATTGCTGAAGATATTGAAGGTGAAGCGCTTGCTACGCTGGTTGTTAATAAACTTCGCGGTACACTTAAATGTGCAGCAGTAAAAGCACCGGGTTTTGGCGATAGAAGAAAAGAAATGCTTGAAGATATAGCTACTCTTACCAAAGGACAGGTGATTGCCGAAGAGCTTGGTTTGAAAATTGAAAAAATCGGATTGGAAATGTTAGGTTCTGCAAAAAGAATCGTTATCGATAAGGAAAACACAACAATCGTCGGCGGAGCAGGAAATAAAGAAGACATAAAGAAACGTGTTAACCAGATTAAAAAACAGATTGAAGAATCAACATCTGATTACGATAAAGAAAAACTTCAGGAACGGCTTGCTAAATTAGTCGGTGGAGTTGCAGTTATTAACGTAGGTGCATCTACCGAAACTGAAATGAAGTCGAAGAAGTTTAAAGTTGAAGATGCAATGCATGCAACCCGTGCAGCAGTAGAAGAAGGTATTATTCCCGGTGGCGGAGTTGTTCTACTTCGTGCAATTGTAGAAGTTGAAAAACTCAAAAGCACTGATGTAGATGAACAAACCGGAATAAACATAGTTAAACGCGCTCTTGAAGAGCCTATTAGACAAATTGCAGAAAATGCCGGAGCGGAAGGTTCTGTAGTTGTTGAAAGGATACGGAAAGAGTCAAACGTTAATTTCGGGCTGGATGCTGAGACGGGCGAGTTCGTAGATATGATTAAAGCCGGTATTATTGACCCTGCAAAAGTTACTATTTCTGCCATACAGAATGCAGCATCAATATCAGGGCTTCTATTAACAACCGAGTGTCTCATAACAGATATTCCCGAAAAAGATAAAGCACCTATGATGCCTCCTGGTGGAATGGGTGGCGGAATGGGCGGCGGAATGTATTAA
- the groES gene encoding co-chaperone GroES translates to MKIKPLGDRVIVKPLEEKEQKKGGIIIPDTAKEKPQEGEIVAVGPGKVDDSGKKIPMDVKSGDKILYGKYSGTEIKIEDKEYLIMHQDDILGIVG, encoded by the coding sequence ATGAAGATAAAACCGCTTGGTGATAGGGTTATTGTAAAACCGTTAGAAGAAAAGGAACAGAAAAAAGGTGGAATTATTATTCCTGATACAGCGAAGGAGAAACCGCAGGAAGGAGAAATTGTTGCGGTTGGTCCCGGTAAAGTTGACGATTCGGGAAAGAAGATTCCGATGGATGTAAAGTCAGGTGATAAAATTCTTTACGGTAAATATTCCGGAACAGAAATAAAAATTGAAGATAAGGAATATCTCATAATGCATCAAGATGATATACTAGGGATAGTTGGTTAA
- a CDS encoding type III pantothenate kinase — MKLLAVDIGNTTINFGFFENGKLISKRKVLSGKFNRIPYLGSDRAIISSVVPSLTSRVGKKLKKPVVVNYKNVRVEIKLKNPKQVGTDRLVNVVAANELYGTPSIVIDTGTATTFDVISEKGEYLGGVIAPGIKMSAGSLYERTAKLPKVEPRIPDNVIGKNTEEAILSGIFYGHIGLIKEVVERIKGDFSNSKKLKIILTGGYSNFISKYFSKTSWENFIVDEDLTLQGLKIVFENLQNK; from the coding sequence ATGAAACTACTTGCGGTTGATATTGGGAATACAACAATTAATTTCGGGTTCTTTGAAAATGGAAAATTAATCTCAAAAAGGAAAGTACTTTCAGGAAAGTTCAATAGAATTCCATATCTTGGTTCTGATAGGGCTATAATTTCATCCGTTGTTCCAAGCCTGACTTCAAGAGTGGGGAAAAAATTAAAAAAACCTGTAGTTGTTAACTATAAAAATGTTCGAGTAGAAATAAAGTTAAAAAATCCCAAACAAGTTGGTACTGACCGGCTTGTCAATGTTGTTGCAGCAAATGAGTTGTATGGTACTCCTTCAATAGTTATTGATACCGGAACTGCCACTACTTTTGATGTTATTTCTGAAAAAGGCGAGTATTTAGGCGGGGTGATTGCACCGGGAATTAAGATGTCTGCCGGTTCTTTATATGAAAGAACAGCAAAACTTCCAAAAGTAGAACCTCGGATACCTGATAATGTTATAGGTAAAAATACGGAAGAAGCAATATTGTCCGGAATATTTTATGGACATATTGGTTTGATAAAGGAGGTGGTAGAAAGGATTAAGGGTGACTTTTCAAATAGTAAAAAGTTAAAAATTATTTTAACGGGTGGTTATTCAAATTTTATTTCAAAATATTTTTCTAAGACCTCTTGGGAAAATTTTATAGTTGATGAAGACCTTACTCTACAAGGTCTTAAAATAGTTTTTGAAAATTTGCAAAACAAATAA
- a CDS encoding biotin--[acetyl-CoA-carboxylase] ligase, protein MIVKKLNTKYFGKNIIWFSEIDSTQDYAKKIAKKSVTGTIIVSEKQLNGRGQFERGWDSGKGGLYFSIILKPVILDKPQKIQLLTYKMALAIIDVFKNTCSVTRMKNKRYSCFIKPPNDIMIKIDTGKVKKEHKKIAGILTESSISKSNAEWVVIGVGININNKIPKSLKNIAISMKEITRKKWTIINILNRIIKNFENYHFRFTDKEIFEKYKKYCKS, encoded by the coding sequence ATGATAGTTAAAAAACTAAACACTAAATATTTCGGTAAAAATATAATTTGGTTTTCAGAAATAGATTCAACCCAGGATTATGCCAAAAAAATTGCAAAAAAATCTGTTACGGGAACAATTATTGTTTCTGAAAAACAGTTAAACGGGCGGGGGCAGTTTGAACGGGGATGGGATTCGGGTAAAGGGGGACTTTATTTCTCGATAATTCTTAAACCGGTTATCTTGGATAAACCGCAAAAAATCCAGTTATTGACCTATAAAATGGCACTGGCAATAATTGATGTTTTTAAAAATACCTGTTCGGTTACCCGGATGAAAAATAAAAGATACTCCTGCTTTATTAAACCCCCGAATGATATTATGATTAAAATAGATACCGGAAAAGTAAAGAAAGAACATAAAAAGATTGCAGGAATTCTTACGGAAAGTTCCATAAGTAAAAGTAATGCTGAATGGGTTGTAATCGGTGTCGGAATAAATATCAACAATAAAATCCCTAAAAGTCTTAAAAATATAGCGATTTCGATGAAAGAAATTACAAGAAAAAAGTGGACTATTATAAATATTTTAAACAGGATAATCAAAAACTTTGAAAATTATCATTTTAGATTTACTGATAAAGAAATATTTGAGAAGTACAAAAAATATTGCAAAAGTTGA
- the nadC gene encoding carboxylating nicotinate-nucleotide diphosphorylase: MNLIKLALKEDTPKGDITTNLFIPKDKIISAEIMVKENGIICGLDMAKMVFQQLDKKIIFKKNVKEGQRVKNRQVVAELKGKARAILTGERTALNFMQHLSGIATLTRKYVEIVRGPMSLPRQCLVAGDVQCPKIYDTRKTTPLLRELEKYAVRCGGGYNHRLNLSDMVLIKDNHLEMAEDLPAGKAGLEFKVKKLKKENPKIKIEIEAQNIRQVEIFVKLKPDIIMLDNMNYREMKKAIKYIHENSNSEIEISGNVSIKTIKKIVSLKPDRISIGKITHSAPSLDICLEIAK; encoded by the coding sequence ATGAACTTAATAAAGCTTGCGTTAAAAGAAGATACACCAAAAGGTGATATTACCACGAACTTGTTTATACCAAAAGATAAAATAATTTCTGCGGAAATTATGGTAAAAGAGAACGGAATAATTTGCGGTTTGGATATGGCAAAAATGGTTTTTCAACAATTGGATAAAAAAATTATTTTTAAAAAGAATGTCAAGGAAGGTCAAAGAGTTAAGAATAGGCAAGTAGTTGCGGAATTGAAAGGTAAGGCAAGAGCAATTTTGACCGGTGAAAGAACTGCCTTGAATTTCATGCAACACCTTTCAGGAATAGCAACATTAACAAGAAAATATGTAGAAATAGTCCGAGGTCCGATGTCCCTGCCTCGCCAATGTTTAGTGGCGGGCGATGTCCAATGTCCAAAGATATATGATACAAGAAAAACGACGCCTTTATTACGAGAATTAGAAAAATATGCTGTTCGGTGCGGCGGAGGGTACAATCACCGGTTGAATCTTTCGGATATGGTTTTAATAAAAGATAACCATTTAGAAATGGCTGAGGACCTGCCTGCCGGCAAGGCAGGTTTGGAGTTTAAAGTTAAGAAATTAAAGAAAGAAAATCCAAAAATAAAAATTGAGATTGAAGCCCAAAATATCAGACAAGTGGAAATATTTGTAAAATTAAAGCCCGATATAATTATGCTTGATAATATGAATTACCGCGAAATGAAAAAAGCGATAAAATATATCCATGAAAATTCAAATTCTGAAATAGAAATATCAGGCAATGTCAGTATTAAAACCATAAAAAAAATAGTATCTCTTAAACCTGATAGAATCTCAATAGGTAAAATTACTCATTCCGCACCATCACTTGATATCTGCTTGGAAATAGCTAAATAG
- the uvrB gene encoding excinuclease ABC subunit UvrB, protein MNTFKLVSKFKPAGDQPEAINQLVEGIRTQEHQNIRTLERRSSNQVLLGVTGSGKTFTIANVIAQINKPTLVISHNKTLAAQLYSEFKSFFPENAVEYFVSYYDYYQPEAYIPQTDTYIEKDASINDHIDRLRLKATSSILSRNDVIVVASVSAIYNLGSPDDFKRMCVVIEKGKTLHRDFLLKELIGIHYERNDIDFSRGKFRVRGDIVEIFPANAETAVRVEFDNDEVKKLTEINPLTGKTLEHKNTRTQERPLSSSRHRTSDIGDSNASRYFVYPAKHFVTEQPRLEKAIEEIKRELQDRVQFFKKEGKLLEAQRIEQRTNYDIEMMREMGYCHGIENYSRHLSGRPAESRPGCLIDYFPGDFLTVIDESHVTVPQIRGMYNGDKARKETLIEFGFRLPSALDNRPQKFEEFESIVKNVIYLSATPSEYELKKSKGVIVEQIVRPTGLIDPEIVIKPTENQIDDLIAEIEKRVAKKERVLVTTLTKRMAEDLADYLFEKKLRVKYLHSDIEALERIEILGDLRKGIFDVLVGVNLLREGLDLPEVSLVAVLDADKEGFLRSETSLIQVSGRASRNINGFVILYADNITGSMQRAISEMSRRRQKQVEYNKKHNITPKSIIKAINELEEFQYNAKKESLTLLGEDGIKYASKKNIPEIILQLEKEMKDAADNLNFELAAVLRDKVFELKEMQVANKKKI, encoded by the coding sequence GTGAACACCTTTAAACTTGTATCAAAATTCAAGCCTGCAGGCGACCAGCCCGAAGCAATCAATCAACTTGTTGAAGGAATTAGAACCCAAGAACATCAGAACATTAGAACATTAGAACGCCGTTCTTCTAATCAGGTTCTACTCGGCGTAACCGGTTCCGGAAAAACATTTACTATTGCAAACGTAATTGCTCAGATAAACAAACCAACCCTTGTAATCTCGCATAATAAGACACTTGCTGCACAACTTTATTCCGAATTCAAATCATTTTTTCCGGAAAATGCTGTGGAATATTTTGTTTCATATTATGATTACTATCAACCCGAAGCATATATTCCACAAACTGATACTTATATTGAAAAAGATGCGTCAATCAACGACCACATAGACAGGTTACGATTGAAAGCAACCTCTTCTATTTTGTCAAGAAATGATGTAATAGTTGTTGCATCTGTTTCTGCTATTTATAATCTCGGTTCTCCGGACGATTTTAAGAGAATGTGTGTTGTTATTGAAAAAGGTAAAACATTACATCGGGATTTTCTACTGAAAGAACTTATTGGTATTCATTATGAAAGAAATGACATTGATTTTAGTAGAGGAAAATTCCGTGTCCGGGGTGATATAGTAGAAATATTCCCTGCAAATGCCGAGACAGCAGTACGTGTTGAATTTGACAACGACGAAGTAAAAAAGCTAACCGAAATAAACCCCTTGACAGGAAAGACTCTAGAACACAAGAACACAAGAACACAAGAACGCCCTTTGTCTTCATCCAGACATCGGACATCGGACATCGGAGATTCTAACGCCTCTCGTTATTTTGTTTATCCCGCCAAACATTTTGTTACTGAACAACCACGATTAGAAAAAGCAATTGAAGAAATAAAAAGAGAGTTACAGGACCGGGTCCAATTTTTCAAAAAAGAAGGAAAATTACTTGAAGCACAGCGGATTGAGCAAAGAACAAACTACGATATAGAAATGATGCGTGAGATGGGATATTGTCATGGAATTGAAAATTATTCAAGACATCTTTCGGGGCGCCCTGCCGAAAGCCGTCCTGGCTGTTTAATAGATTATTTTCCGGGAGATTTTCTTACCGTTATAGATGAATCTCATGTAACAGTTCCGCAGATTCGCGGTATGTATAATGGCGATAAAGCAAGAAAAGAAACACTTATAGAGTTTGGATTCCGTTTGCCGTCAGCACTGGATAACCGTCCTCAAAAGTTTGAAGAATTTGAATCAATTGTTAAGAATGTAATTTATCTTTCAGCAACCCCGTCAGAATATGAATTAAAGAAATCAAAAGGTGTTATTGTTGAGCAGATTGTTCGGCCTACTGGACTTATTGACCCGGAAATTGTGATTAAACCGACAGAAAATCAAATAGATGATTTAATCGCTGAAATAGAAAAACGTGTAGCAAAAAAAGAACGGGTGTTAGTAACTACGCTTACAAAAAGAATGGCAGAAGACCTTGCAGATTACCTCTTTGAAAAAAAGTTACGGGTTAAATATCTTCATTCTGATATTGAAGCGCTTGAGCGAATCGAAATTCTTGGCGATTTGCGAAAAGGAATATTTGATGTTCTGGTGGGAGTAAATCTTTTGCGAGAAGGACTTGATTTACCGGAAGTTTCTTTAGTCGCTGTTTTGGATGCCGACAAAGAAGGTTTTTTAAGAAGCGAAACATCCTTGATTCAGGTTTCAGGTCGTGCTTCAAGAAATATAAATGGTTTTGTAATTTTGTATGCTGACAATATAACAGGTTCAATGCAACGGGCGATAAGTGAGATGAGCCGTAGAAGACAAAAACAGGTTGAATATAACAAAAAACACAATATTACGCCTAAATCAATAATAAAAGCAATTAATGAGCTCGAAGAATTCCAATACAACGCAAAAAAAGAGTCATTAACACTATTGGGAGAGGATGGAATAAAATATGCCTCAAAGAAAAACATTCCTGAAATTATCTTACAACTTGAAAAAGAAATGAAAGACGCTGCCGACAATCTTAATTTTGAACTCGCTGCCGTGTTAAGGGACAAGGTTTTTGAATTAAAAGAGATGCAAGTTGCAAACAAAAAGAAAATTTGA
- a CDS encoding four helix bundle protein produces MIAYQKAFNLAKEVYLITEKFPKEERFGIVQQIQRAAVSVVSNIAEGAARNSGREKLQFFIIARGSLVELETQLQLSLELKFFQETYIFDRIGDVSRLLYGLIRNRRERL; encoded by the coding sequence TTGATTGCTTATCAAAAAGCATTTAATCTTGCAAAAGAAGTTTACTTAATAACAGAAAAATTTCCAAAAGAAGAACGTTTTGGTATTGTTCAACAGATACAAAGAGCTGCAGTTTCTGTAGTAAGTAATATTGCTGAGGGAGCCGCAAGAAATAGTGGAAGAGAGAAATTACAATTTTTTATTATTGCAAGAGGATCGTTAGTAGAATTAGAAACTCAATTACAGCTTTCGCTTGAATTGAAATTTTTTCAGGAGACTTATATTTTTGATAGAATAGGGGATGTTAGTCGACTTTTATATGGTTTAATTAGGAATCGTAGAGAACGATTATGA
- a CDS encoding carboxypeptidase-like regulatory domain-containing protein, whose product MKKRNFLIFKSFNLSIYGFSQVEIMVTILVISIVILGIITTFGTIGKGLITSKTRTIANNLAQEKIETLKNVSYARLLTTSESDLMTYGYDNTNVDYTPESLRVGDANFIRYTTVWKARESGTEISTMTATAEDEGIKKIKMEVKWVEGAENKSLVLYNLRDDPNRKTLSGKVYGLVTTTGTPVGISGANVEIVQDINRNDLTSTTGFYMIKTTSPATIQLNVSRAGYWPKESANIVVSAETNIQLTAKEIGNANGFVYKRDHLVISEVCGGLTDNTTEYVELYNPTTYWIRLMSGGAIFMFKLRYVDSANNCADFPFLTNNIGINGGVPSHGYVLIASQQAVNGVTADFCYSAGGQDIIKTSVMNGEGGIGLLAADASLGGTDVWIDSVAWSPGANHATKAVEGNFFNVAEFDNDDSIERLSYSTYTWVKMVGDTNGNAYDTNNNSTDWVYHHAYANPQNTNNSEIPVLGTPVFQAVVSANDGLSNTTTTSSTGYYYLTGIATGTVTIYSSSLTLSGLVPDNNITTGGNTRCDIILSSTSEGGFISGRVIRGDTLAGVSGITVSAGSYSAPTNSSGYYGFAVDVGSYTVIANPDYTSTPDGAKWTSGSSEDAANATVEVNFGKSVTINPDLKIYPAGWISGTTYNATGGLLPYITIRTTSTAASFSKDVVSGTNGTYIIKGAKTATDYQLYPVLDEADSYICGDPVWTVPVTVTAGVESSGKNFKITSAWGKITGRVSDTAIGGNITTGVLIVATIDVVPADAPPPIDSSFRGGTSVYYGTISISDGTYEIAVRKGWTYNMRAWYTKITGDTGVITTSKTGVTPTLVNDTYPTVTVDFQWP is encoded by the coding sequence ATGAAAAAGCGCAATTTTTTAATCTTTAAATCTTTTAATCTTTCAATCTACGGTTTTTCCCAAGTTGAAATAATGGTTACTATCCTTGTAATCAGTATCGTTATATTGGGTATAATTACAACATTTGGCACAATTGGTAAAGGTCTTATTACTTCTAAAACCAGAACTATTGCAAACAATCTGGCACAAGAAAAAATTGAAACATTAAAAAATGTTTCTTATGCACGGCTTTTGACAACTTCAGAAAGTGATCTTATGACTTACGGCTATGACAATACAAATGTTGATTATACGCCCGAATCTTTAAGAGTCGGTGATGCTAATTTTATAAGATATACAACTGTCTGGAAAGCACGGGAATCAGGAACAGAAATTTCTACAATGACTGCAACTGCGGAGGATGAGGGTATAAAAAAAATAAAGATGGAGGTTAAGTGGGTAGAAGGCGCAGAAAATAAATCACTTGTCTTATATAATTTAAGAGATGACCCTAATAGAAAAACGCTTAGTGGAAAGGTCTATGGATTAGTTACAACAACTGGAACTCCGGTTGGAATTTCAGGTGCTAATGTTGAAATAGTCCAGGATATCAATAGAAACGATTTAACATCCACTACTGGCTTCTATATGATAAAAACCACTTCGCCAGCTACCATCCAACTAAATGTTTCAAGAGCAGGCTACTGGCCAAAGGAGTCCGCCAATATCGTAGTTTCTGCAGAAACTAACATTCAATTAACAGCAAAAGAAATAGGGAATGCAAACGGATTTGTCTACAAAAGAGACCACCTTGTAATATCAGAAGTTTGCGGCGGTCTTACCGACAATACTACGGAATATGTAGAACTTTATAATCCTACGACATATTGGATACGACTTATGAGTGGTGGTGCTATTTTCATGTTCAAATTGAGATATGTAGATTCTGCCAATAATTGTGCAGATTTCCCTTTTTTAACTAATAATATTGGTATAAATGGCGGTGTCCCATCACATGGATATGTTTTAATTGCAAGCCAACAGGCAGTGAATGGAGTAACTGCAGATTTTTGTTATTCTGCAGGTGGACAAGATATAATAAAAACTTCTGTTATGAATGGAGAAGGAGGAATAGGTCTTCTTGCAGCAGACGCCTCATTGGGAGGAACAGATGTCTGGATTGATAGTGTTGCTTGGTCACCGGGTGCCAACCATGCAACTAAAGCTGTAGAAGGAAATTTTTTTAATGTTGCAGAATTTGATAACGACGATAGTATAGAACGGCTTTCTTATTCAACATATACTTGGGTAAAAATGGTTGGTGATACAAACGGCAATGCTTATGATACAAACAATAATTCCACCGACTGGGTTTATCACCATGCATACGCTAATCCTCAAAATACAAACAATTCCGAAATACCTGTTCTTGGGACACCGGTATTTCAGGCAGTTGTTTCAGCTAATGACGGGCTTTCAAATACAACGACAACTTCCTCAACCGGTTATTATTATCTTACTGGTATAGCCACTGGAACAGTAACTATTTATTCTTCGTCTTTAACTCTATCCGGACTTGTGCCGGATAATAACATAACGACCGGTGGTAATACAAGGTGTGATATAATACTTTCATCCACATCCGAGGGTGGATTTATTTCAGGCAGGGTTATAAGGGGTGACACATTAGCCGGTGTTTCTGGTATAACAGTTTCCGCCGGTAGTTATTCCGCACCCACTAACTCAAGTGGTTATTATGGTTTTGCTGTAGATGTTGGTTCCTATACAGTTATAGCCAACCCGGATTATACTTCCACACCTGACGGGGCAAAATGGACATCCGGCAGTTCGGAAGATGCTGCCAACGCAACAGTTGAGGTGAATTTTGGGAAATCGGTTACCATTAACCCAGATTTGAAAATATATCCTGCCGGCTGGATATCCGGGACAACATACAATGCTACTGGAGGACTTTTGCCTTATATTACTATAAGAACAACAAGTACCGCCGCTAGTTTTTCAAAAGATGTGGTTTCTGGGACAAACGGTACTTATATAATAAAGGGTGCGAAAACAGCAACCGATTATCAGTTATATCCTGTTCTGGATGAAGCGGATTCATACATTTGTGGAGATCCTGTTTGGACGGTTCCCGTTACCGTTACTGCCGGTGTTGAGTCATCCGGTAAAAATTTTAAAATTACATCCGCATGGGGAAAAATTACAGGAAGAGTTAGTGATACAGCTATAGGTGGTAATATTACCACAGGTGTTTTAATTGTTGCAACAATTGATGTTGTACCTGCTGATGCACCACCCCCTATAGATTCATCTTTTAGAGGTGGTACAAGTGTTTATTATGGAACAATTTCAATATCAGATGGGACTTATGAAATTGCAGTAAGAAAAGGATGGACATATAATATGCGTGCTTGGTACACAAAAATTACCGGTGACACAGGTGTTATAACGACATCGAAAACAGGTGTAACTCCTACACTTGTTAACGATACGTATCCAACAGTAACAGTAGATTTTCAATGGCCGTAA
- a CDS encoding ROK family protein: MSGNLVGIDIGGTKILIILSDINGHIKKQVEIPTTSEYPGAILGRIVLELKTFGKIDSIGIGIAGDIDSKNGILRFSPNLLKWKNVRLKKYFESKMKVPTIVENDANCAAYGSYVLDGERKYKNLITITLGTGIGGGIIIDGKLYRGSTGTAGEVGHITINPDGPKCNCGNNGCLETYIGKKGIMNIAKKVGFHKKNLTPAIIADEARKGNKKAKSIFNKVSEYLAAGVGSLVNIFNPDMITFSGGISNNWDLIEKILKRDLKKRTFKTPLEHVKIIKSSNNKNLGAIGAAFLSKER, from the coding sequence ATGTCCGGGAATTTAGTCGGTATAGATATAGGCGGCACAAAAATATTGATTATTTTAAGTGATATAAATGGGCATATAAAAAAACAGGTTGAGATTCCCACGACATCAGAATATCCGGGAGCTATACTTGGAAGAATAGTTTTAGAATTGAAGACTTTTGGTAAGATTGATTCAATAGGTATTGGAATTGCCGGGGATATCGATAGTAAAAACGGGATTCTCAGGTTTTCTCCGAATCTTCTTAAATGGAAAAATGTCCGGTTAAAAAAGTATTTTGAAAGTAAAATGAAAGTTCCAACCATAGTAGAGAATGATGCTAATTGTGCGGCTTATGGTTCTTATGTTCTGGACGGCGAAAGAAAATATAAGAATCTAATTACAATAACACTTGGCACGGGTATAGGCGGTGGAATAATTATAGACGGCAAACTATACAGGGGTTCAACAGGTACTGCCGGTGAAGTAGGGCACATAACAATAAATCCGGACGGTCCAAAATGCAACTGCGGTAATAACGGATGTTTAGAGACTTATATCGGTAAAAAAGGAATAATGAACATTGCTAAAAAGGTTGGATTCCATAAAAAAAATCTTACCCCGGCAATAATAGCTGATGAGGCAAGAAAAGGTAATAAAAAAGCGAAAAGTATATTTAATAAAGTGTCGGAATATCTTGCAGCCGGTGTGGGTAGCCTGGTAAATATTTTTAATCCTGATATGATTACTTTTTCCGGCGGAATTTCTAATAATTGGGATTTAATAGAAAAGATTCTGAAGAGAGATTTAAAAAAACGCACATTTAAGACACCGCTTGAACATGTAAAAATAATAAAATCAAGCAACAATAAAAACCTGGGAGCAATCGGTGCCGCATTTCTGTCAAAAGAAAGATAG